The nucleotide sequence agcaccgccattcattgtgatcatggctgatcgtccccaatcaataacccgtgcctgccttctccccatatcccttgattccactagcccctagagctctatccaactctctcttaaatccatccagtgacttggcctccactgccctctgtggcagggaattccacaaattcacaactctctgggcgaaaaagttttttctcacctcagtcttaaatgacctcccctttattctaagactgtggcccctggttctggactcgccccacattgtgaacatttttcctgcatctagcctgtccagtccttttataatgttatatgtttctataagatctcctgctcatccttctaaactccagtgaatacaagcctagtctttgtctcctgagatgctacctgacccactgagttactccagaactttgtacctgtccaagttctccagagatgctagctgacccactgagttactccagcactttgtacctgtccacattctccacagagatgctgcctgaccctctgagttactccagaactttgtacctgtccaagttctccagagatgctagctgacccactgagttactccagcactttgtacctgtccaagttctccagagatgctgcctgacccactgagttactccagcactttgtacgtccaagttctccagagatgctagctgacccactgagttactccagcactttgtacctgtccaagttctccagagatgctgcctgacccactgagttactccagcactttgtacgtccaagttctccagagatgctagctgacccactgagttactccatcactttgtacctgtccacattctccacagagatgctgcctgacatttttcctgcatctagcttgtccagcccttttatcattttatatgtttctataagatctcccgctcatccttctaaactccagtgaatacaagcctagtctttgtctcctgagatgctagctgaccctctgagttactccagcactttgtacctatccatgttctccagaggtgctgcctgacccactgagttactccagcatttagaaacatagaaattaggtgcaggggtaggccattcggcccttcgagcctgcaccgccattcaatatgatcatggctgatcatccaactcagtatcccgtacctgccttctctccataccctctgatccccttagccacaagggccacatctaactccctcttaaatatagccaatgaactggcctcgactaccctctgtggcagagagttccagagattcgccactctctgtgtgaaaaaatttcttctcatctcggttttaaaggatttcccccttatccttaagctgtgaccccttgtcctggacttccccaacatcgggaacaatcttcctgcatctagcctgtccaaccccttaagaatttagtaagtttctataagatcccctctcaatctcctaaattctagagagtataaaccaagtctttcttcataagacagtcctgacatcccaggaatcagtctggtgaaccttctctgcactccctctatggcaataatgtccttcctcagatttggagaccaaaactgtacgcaatactccaggtgtggtctcaccaagaccctgtacaactgcagtagaacctccctgctcctatactcaaatttagTGTCTATCCTCTGTGTAAACCAGTTGCTTCCCACATTCTGAGCATGAATGACAGTTGTGGGAGGGGTGCGGCCGTCGGCTTGATAGGGCCACACACTGCCTGCTTGTCcattggcgtgtgtgtgtgtgtgtgtgtgagtgtgtgtgtgcggggaccAATGAAGTTGGTGCGGAAGCGAGAAGTTTTGCTGAAGTAGCGGCCGGGGACGGGACGGGACATGGAGGTCGGGGCTGGACGGGCAGCGGCTTGCGGGAGCCGACTACTCCTCGCCCTGCTCGCCTACTCCTCTGCCACCTTCGCCAACTTCAACCAACCCTCCGACTCGGAGTTCACCTTCGTCTTGCCCCCGGGCAGGGAAGAATGCTTCTACCAGAGCGCAGACCACAACAACAGCATGGAGTTGGAATATCAGGTAGGGCTGTGGCTGTGTAAGTAAGCAGCACCCTTTAGCACAGGAACATCGACCTCTGCTTTAGATTAACTCCACTGCTTTAGACCCACTAACCTTCCCCGGGCCCCCAGAGTGTGAGGAGTTTTgtctcaatgaattccacaggagcGAAATGTGTCTCAATTCCAAATGTGACACTTCAGCTGAACCCGAGATCTCTGCTTCTCACTTCTTCAGataaagtagggtcccgacccggaacgtcacccgttccttctctccagagacgctgcccctgtcccacttgagtgactccagcattttgtgcctgtcctgGTTCTGGTGGAGTGGAGGCGGGGGCGAGCTGGCGAGTGCATCCGGTATACCCAGGCCAGCATGTCCCCGGGCGAGGCCTGCACTTATTTAGCTCTCCAGACAAGACCGGTTCCTGTTCTCTCTTCTAAAGGCCCACGAATACTCAACTCAGTCCAAACTTTGCCAACCTCTGCTCACAGGGAAAACTGCCACCCCAGAGACCAGATTTATGAATCTGAGTTACACTGCAACCATATCCTTTTAAAAATGGAGTCAGAAACTGTGTGCAATACTCCAATGCTCTAAGTAATTTTAGCTAGACATGTTTACCCCTGATTTTTATTCCTTTTGTAGTAAAGGTTAATGCATCGTTTGCTTTGCTTTTCACTTTACACAGATGCTTTTGCCCGCATAACATTTCCTCAATCTGTcactatggctgatcatccccaatcaataacccatgcctgccttctccccatatctgttTACTGTTTCATGTCCCAGTTTCTGGGACATGAAACAGTAaacagatatggggagaaggcaggcacgggttattgattggggatgatcacaatgaatggcggtgctggctcgaaggggccgaacggcctcctgctgcacctattttctgtttctgtaaCTTCACATTCCTCATGTTATATTCCAGCTGTCATGCGCTTGCTCATTTACTTAACCTATCCCCTTGAAGCTTCTTTACAATCTCCATTTTTACAATCCATTCTAGATTGGTATCGGTATGAAATTATGAAATTGCATCCCATCAATTAAGTTATTAACATGGGTTCAGCACTGAGACCTGCCAAATCCtgagaaggcagacacaaaaagctggagtaactcagcgggacaggcagcatctctggagagaaagaatgggtgacgtttcgggtcgagacccttcttcagagctgcgGATGATCAATCATTGTGTATATCAATATTTGACGGCATAGGTGTTGACACTGAGTAATGTTTGTTTTAATTGTGAGccaagacttggtttatactctctagaatttaggagattgagaggggatcttatagaaacttacaaaattcttaaggggttggacaggctagatgcaggaagattgttcccgatgttggggaagtccaggacaaggggtcacagcttaaggataagggggaaatcctttaaaaccgagatgataagaacttttttcacacagagagtggtgaatctctggaactctctgccacagagggtagtcgaggccagttcattggctatatttaagagggagttagatgtggcccttgtggctaaggggatcagggggtatggagagaaggcaggtacgggatactgagttggatgatcaaccatgatcatattgaatggcggtgcaggctcgaagggccgaatggcctactcctgcacctaatttctatgtttctatgtttaagatctgTGTGCTTCGGTTGAGGAAGGACTGCTCCTTTTCCACTGCTTTTCAGAATTAAACATGGATGAACTACAGACCCTTAGTTTGAATTGAAACATGATAACCAGATTCTGAAGTAGGCTTAGTGCCCCGTGTACCTGCATCgcctttcaataagatcatggcaggagaaactcagcgggtgcagcagcatctatggtagactgaagtctgaagaagggtttcggcccgaaacgtcgcctatttccttcgctccatagatgctgctgcacccgctgagtttctccagcacctttgtctaccttcgattttccagcatctgtagttccttcttaaacaataagaccatggctgatctgttaTGGTGGAATTATTTCCTTGCACTAATATTTCTTCATTATCTAAAAGCGTTTGATCTTCTTTCAAAAATACTCAAAGACTGAGCCTTCACATCCCCCttgagcagagaattccaaagattcgtcaaggcaagagagtttattgtcatgtgtcccagataggacaatgacattcttgcttgctgcagcacaacagaatatagtaggcataaatacagaacagatcagtgtgtccatatagcatagaatatatatatatacacccataaataaacagataaagtgtaataggctgttatagttcagagtttttttgaagtagtgtttaatagtctgatggctgtggggaggaatcttcactaccctctgtggggAAGTATTTCTTTCTCCCCAAGTTCTATCCTGAGTGGTCAACCCCTTATTTTGCGATTGTAAGCTCGATTCTAACCACCGCAATCCTGAGACGTGCTTCACGCTTATCCTGCCCATGTCTTGTAAGAACTTTGAATATTTCAATGATGGTGCAAGTCTCATTATTGTAAAAGAGATTACTGCATCAATCTCCTTTACCTGGTGTATATCCTCCTTTGTATCGTAGAGAAAGACACGTAGACAATATTCCAGCTATGGTTTCACCACCGCCCTATATAATTAGAGAACTGCTTTAGGCAAATCGATTTGCAATAAATACCAATATACCAATTAACTTCTAAATGGCGCTGTAAGTGTATTAACTTCCAGTAATTCATGCACATCTGTCACAGCCCCATTGAAAACCAACACCGTTCATCCCTTCAATCTTTAaaaacaaactgaagaagggtttcggcccgaaacgttgcctatttccttcgctccatagatgctgctgcacccgctgagtttctccagcatttttgtgtacctttaaaaacAAACCTCCGCCTTTCTGTTAGTTTACCAAAGTACTCGAAAGATGAACATACCAGAGCCTTAGAAACGTTCCCAGTGAGTAGCAAACACAGCAGGTTGTGGTGTGGAAACTGTGCAGCATCATCCTTGGAGCAGAGATTATCCACCCTCATCGCCTGGCAGAAACAATGGCCTTGGTGCATCCATCCCACGTAGCACTGAGTAAAGACCATGTCACTCTGGAGTACAATATCAGTTTaagctgtagatagacacaaaatgctggagtaactcagcgggacaggcagcatccctagagagaaggaataggtgactttttgggtcaagacccttcttctaagacacaaaatcctggagtaactcagtgggacaggcagcatctctggagagatggaattggtgacgtttcaggctgcgacccttcttcaaagaagaagggtttcgacccaaaacgtcaccctttccatctctccagagatgctgcctgtcccgctgagttactccagcattttgtgtctatctttggcttaaaccagcatctgcagttccttcctgctcataATCAGTTTGAGCTGTGGTTTGAGAATGTCATTTCATTCAGTGTAACTTCTTGAGTCCTTGTTTCATCTTTTAATTCCTGTTCACCTTTGGTGTTTGCTTTAAGGATACTGAAACGGCCATTGGAATATAGTATTGGTTTgcgcccattcccattcccattctcaaGCTCTTGGGATGAGGATGAAGCATTGGGGTTGGGTATCTCTGTAACTGGGCTGTGGTTTTGTTGCAGGTAATTGGAGGTGCGGGCATGGACGTCGATTTCAATGTGTTTGCTCCAAATGGCGTAAACCTGATCTCAGAATCCAGAAAGTCCGATGGTGTCCATACGTGAGTTTAAGCACACAGACAGACGGTTTCTTATAGCTCGTAGTCTACCGTGCGTGTGATGTCCTGCTGCCAGAAGATGCTGCTTAAAGCAGGAGTATGTTCCCAGCATCAGCACTCTCTGGGAACGGCCATTCTTCACTTATGgactgggtggggtgggagattgcaaccttcactgtttcgacgaatgcaatcaacccggcgtgcacaatcaaatacgatcaaatagaacaataATCAAAGAGAAcaaattgtcctacaactttaggcggtGCAcgtcatacacaagaagaagacttATGAActttgctggtacacaaaattgctgaggaaactcagcaggtgcagcagcatctatggagcgaaggaaataggcgacgtttcgggccgaaacccttcttcagactttgctgTTTGACTCTGCAGGGCATCACATTGTACTCACCCACTGGTTGATTAGTTTGCAactaaagcttgtcactgtacacgtgacaataaactaaaccaaactgatcaTAAATCACTCCACAACTATCAAGgagagttgaagaagggtctcgacccgaaacgtcgcctatttaacttcgctccatagatgttgcctcactcgctgagtttctccagcatttttgtctacccacaacTATCAATGGTGTCTTCAGCTGTTAATTGAAATTCCTTCCCTTAACATTGTTTGAACTTCTCCAAATAACTTCTCATGTCTTATGTGGAATTTCTTTCTGGTGTTGCCCGTGAAACACTTTGGGACACTTTGGAAATGTTAGAAGCCACGTTATCAATGCTTTaatttaagaagtaactgcagatgctggaaaatcgaaggtacacaaaaatgctggagaaactcagcgggtgcagcagcatctatggagcgaaggaaataggcaacgtttcgggcggatGTGTGGATGTCCAGCATTTTTATCAATGCTTTCGATATGTTTCAACAGACCAGCCCTTGGGTCTTTTACTCAGGATATTTCTATTGTTCCACAGAATTGAGCCTACAATGAATGGGGATTACAAAATCTGCTTTGATAATTCCTTCAGCACCATTTCTGAGAAGCTCATCTTCTTTGAGGTGATTTTTGATGATGCTCAGGAGGACTGGTCGGAGATTGTGCAACCCGAGGAGCTGCTGGATATTAAGATTGACGATATCAAGGTGAGTTGGAATCAGTGTCACACCCTACCTAACAAGGTAAGCGGTAGAATCTCTGCACATCATTCAagaacataagtgataggagcagatgggAGTGATCtgagtcattcggcccatcatgtctactccaccattcaatcatggctgatctatctctccctcccaaccccattctcctgcctactccccataacctctgactcctgtactaatcaagaatctacctatctctgccttaaatataaccattgacttgacctccacagccttccgtgcaaagaattccacagattcaccaccctctgtctaaagaaattcctcctcatctccttcctaaaagaacgtcctttaattctgagactgtgacctctgtTCTGAAACTAATCTAATGCTGTCCGTACAAGAGTCAGAAAACTCTTTGGACCATCACATccatgctgtctgaagaagggttttggcccgaaacgttgcctatttcctttgctccatagatgctgctgcacccgctgagtttctccagcatttttgtgtaccttcgattttccagcatctgcagttccgtcttaaacacATCCATGCTGTCTTCTGGTTCAGTAATCCAATCAGTTAAATGCTCTTGTTTTTCCCCTAATGTTGCAAATTATTCCACATGCCTTTCCAAATCCCATTGGAAAAACCCAGCCTTGCAAGTAGCGAGATTCAGATCACATCTACTCTTATTAACAAGAAAATATTTTCCTTGCACGTCTCTTGAATGTTTTGCCCGGAATGTTATAGTTGCTGCTCCTTGTACAATTTGATAACGGAAACACTGTCCCTCTATTTACTGTATCTAAACCTGCCACAAACGTATACTCTTAACAAATttccacccaagatagacacaaaatgctggagtaactcagcaggacagacagcatcgctgaagagaaggaatgggtgacgtttcgcctcgacccgaaacgtcacccattccttctcttcagcgatgctgcctgtcctgctgagttactccagcattttgtgtctatcttcggtttagttccttcctacacaacaatcCGTTCATCCTAGGATCCCATGTATGTAGTTCTCCTCAGAGTTTTCCAAATGGGAAGAAGTAAAATGGAATAGACTGATTGCGGCCTGTGTTTTTTCCCTCTCCCAATCTCGTATTCACCCTGCCTGTCCATCCATCATTTCTCAGGAGGCGATCGGGAACATGAACCACAAGCTGAGCAAGAGCATGCAGATCCAGGCTATTCTCCGAGCCTTTGAGGCTCGGGACCGCAACCTACAGGAGGGAAATTTGGGGCGAGTGAATTTTTGGTCTGCATTCAATCTTGGCGTGATGTTGGTGGTGTCATTTGTCCAGGTCTATATGTTGAAAAGTCTCTTTGATGATCGGAGGAAAGTTCAAACTTAACTTAAGAAAATGTAAAAAGTAGAGGTGTCTGTCAACTGGCAGTGGCCGACTGGTCACAGGCTATTCCTGGGTTTGGGGTAGGCATGCTGGATTTTTGGGGTTAGTTGGGATTTTGGAGGAGGTTGAGATTGAAGTGAATTGTATCGAAGTTGCTGCACAATGATACTTTAACAGAATACTCCCATGAAAGTATATTGATATCTGCATGTTTGTTATTGTTAAATAAACTGGAAGTTCGTCCCATTTGAAGTGCGGAGTGGCATTAAATAAAGAGTCAATTTATGGAATGGATTGAATGACGTTTTTAATTATCGAGGTGGAGGATCTGTCTGGGCCAGGAGGGGGAGTCAAGCAAAGCTGGAGTTCAGTGGAAGGAGTTGATCTGATGGGGAATGCAATGAAATATTTAAaagttaatgtttagtttagagatacagcgcggtaacaggccctcctgcccaccgagtccgcaccgaccagcgatccccgcacactaacactatcctacacacactaaggtcaatttacaattttactaaagcccattaacctgcagacctgcacgtctttggagtgtgggaggaaactgaagatctcggaggaatgaCGAAcagcagcggaaagacaatacataataataataataataaattttatttatgggcgcctttcaagagtctcaaggacaccttacaaaaattgagcatgtagaggaaaaacatgtaaagggaatgaaataaatagtagagacatgactagtacacaaagtaaagacagaattcaatacaaaacacagtatgaggcaattaatgcacagatgaaaagggacggggacgtggggctaaggataggcagaggtgaagagatgggtcttgaggcgggactggaagatggtgagggacacggaattgcggatcagttgggggagggagttccagagcctgggagctgccctggagaaggctctgtccccaaaactgcggaggttggacttgtggatggagaggagaccggctgatgtggatctgagggaccgtgagggttggtagggggagaggaggtcagtgagatatgggggggccagatggtggagggctttgtaggtgaggaccaggattttgtaggtgatccggtgggagatgggaagctagTGAAGTTTTTtggggactggagtgatgtgatgccaggatttggtgtgggtgatgagtcgggcggctgcgttctggaccagttggagtcggttgatgtaggtggagctgatgccaaggagaagtgagttgcaatagtccagtcgggaggagatgaaggcatggatgagtctttcagcaacaggcggtgtgagagagggtctgagtttggcgatgttgcggagatgaaagaaggaggttttaatgacatggcggatgtgaggctcaagggagagggtggaatcaaagatcacgccaaggttgcgggcctggggagacggtggtgccgtcgatggtgagagtggggttattgattttgctgagtgtggctttggagcctatgaggaggaattctgtcttatcgctgttgagtttgaggaaattatgttgcatccaggtttttatagctgacaaacaggagttgatatgggagaggggggggattgtgggggggatttggtgccaaggtaaatctgggtgtcatcagcgtaacagtggaagtccagattgaagtggcggagtatctgaccaagggggaggatgtagatgatgaagaggagggggcagagtacggagccttggggaacgccttgagtgactgtggctgtagcagaggtgtggttgtggagagagatgaagtgggatctgttggaaaggtaggaacggagccagctgagtgcagtacCTTCGataccgaggtctttgagtctggtgagcaggatgttatggttcactgtatcgaaggctgcgctcaggtcgaggaggatgaggatgttgagggaaccagtgtcagcagaggtgaggaggtcgttgaggactttgattacatgattacaattgagcttgcAATCAATGTTAAGAAAtattgctgtaggagtagagatttgagtgtggagcgattgtaatatgtgattgtagacctGCTTCTGTAGCCAGCACACGGCAAATAGTCTcttgggttgggcagcatcttggAAGCTATGCTAAAGTCCCAAGATCACAAGCTAGTAACAAGATCAAACCCCATTTTCGATCCTCTCAGTATATCTCTCTCTATCAGTTTCTTGTCACGTAAATATCCCAACTCAGCCCCAAGCACTCCACAAAAGCAGAAaacccttaaaaacaaaacaaacgctGGCTCCTAGCCGCAGATGTTAACTTTTGCCTCCGCCAAATGCTGCATGAACCTGCTGATTGTTTcgtttttcatttttatttcacatttctatcatataaggtcatgtcataagtcatagaagcagaattaggccattcggcccatcaagtctaccccgccaatcaatcatggctgatctatctctccctcctaaccctattctcctgccttctcccgacacacgtactaatcgagaatctatctatctctgccttaaaaatatccatcgacttggcctccaacgccttctgtggcaaagaattcaacatcGGTATTATTTTAATTCACCAGGCCCTCCACCATTGCCAGGTTGATGCAAGattgctcccccccctcccctcaagaaACCAAAGCCAGGCAAAAAAGGAAAACAGAACATAGACATGAGGAAAGCTCCTACTGTCGATCCCTTTATTTCAATTAATTACCGTACAGAGTGCAGGCACTTCATTTCAAATCAGTTAACAGTCAATAGAATCACACAGCAGGAGAGGAAACATTCTTGGGTTTCTGTGAGATGAAACGGAACCCCGATCTGAACATTTGATGAAATAATCACCGGAAAAGACCTGTCACTATTTTGTAAAACAGTTAATTAATTCAGTTATTTTTTTCTTCTAGAAATTAGAATAGAAAGATCGCTGATCAGATTTTGCCATTTATATTACAAAAACCATCAGGAGTTTGGTGCTAAAACTCCTGGAAACGTTGTGGAACCCATGCTCCACACTCCAGTGGCATTCTCTTTATTGCGAAAGTGATAAAGTTTCAAGGATTAGACCCAGCAAATTCTCCCTCTAAAAGTGAGAGAAATTAGTTTTGATTCAATaactaatatatatattttatataaaaCTGCTCCCACCAAGTCAGGACTGCAGGACATCTGAAAAAAACAATTTCTAGGGTAGGATTAGGTGAACCTTGCTTTGAACCCACTCCCATCGAATGCACAGAGGACTCTCAAATACTATTCCATTCTGCTTTGGATAACCTTACCATGGACTTTTGAGTTTGAGGGTGTTTGGGTGGTGAGTGGGGAggataaggagagagagaaaatccGATTACAGTCTCGAGGAAGCTCTATTCTTACACTGTTCCTGATTTTTGTTTGTGTCCTATTTCGATGACTTGTACTTTGTAACGACCAGATTAAACTTCCTTTGCACAGAGAATGTCGTAGGTTAGAAGTTAATGCCCAGTTTGTAACAGGGGAATAGGTTTTGTGTAACAGTAGCTGATGGGACAGACAACCGACAACACCGCCCCCTTAGCTGAATATTGTCACAATCAATGAACGGGTTATTTACAACAAGAATTTATACGTGAAAATACTCAGCAAAATGGATTCCAACTTGATAAATTCCAACTGGGACAAAGCTCAGATATCGAGCAGGTTAATTAGTATTAAGGGTCTAACCAGTCCCACCTAGAGTGTGGACATCTTATTCCAGCATGATATTCAGCTCAAGTAAAGCTGACATGAACCCTACTTGCAACAGCTAAAAGGGGCGTTACGGGATGGGTTTAGCATGAGACTTCAGGGCTATCCGTCAAGCCCTTTCTCAGCTAGTAGTTAACTAGAAACAAATGAGGCACAAAGGTAGATCCCGGAGGAAGTAGGAGGACAACTCCACACTCATCCACATGACCTTGGGTCCATGAACCTTGGCTCCTTCAAACCCTGGAATCTGAGATTAAATTGGAAGTTAGATGGCGCTGACTGATTCTCTGCCAAGAGAACATAGCAACCAGCCACTGGTGGACCTCTGCTTGCAGCAGTCTGTGCACAGACTCTCAGCATTGCTGCCGGCACAACCCCCTCTAGCATCATCCTCAGTCAGAGACCTCACTCATTGATACA is from Amblyraja radiata isolate CabotCenter1 chromosome 35, sAmbRad1.1.pri, whole genome shotgun sequence and encodes:
- the tmed1 gene encoding transmembrane emp24 domain-containing protein 1 is translated as MEVGAGRAAACGSRLLLALLAYSSATFANFNQPSDSEFTFVLPPGREECFYQSADHNNSMELEYQVIGGAGMDVDFNVFAPNGVNLISESRKSDGVHTIEPTMNGDYKICFDNSFSTISEKLIFFEVIFDDAQEDWSEIVQPEELLDIKIDDIKEAIGNMNHKLSKSMQIQAILRAFEARDRNLQEGNLGRVNFWSAFNLGVMLVVSFVQVYMLKSLFDDRRKVQT